Part of the Suricata suricatta isolate VVHF042 chromosome 8, meerkat_22Aug2017_6uvM2_HiC, whole genome shotgun sequence genome, TCGACCACCACGGCACTCTATGGGAGCCCCCAGGGCTCTGGAGCGTGGGGGGCAGGAAATGGACCCCCGGTTCTCCCCATGAGGGACATGGGAGCAAGGACCGCCCAGAGGGACACTTTGATAAGCCGCCTCAGAGAGGCCCTGGCAGTTCACATGCACCCAAGGCGTTTCCGTGGGAAACGGGGGTTCTCCGTCGTCAACcccagcccagaggaggggctcCCCGGTTGGGGCGGCATCACCGCCCCTTCCGTCCCTGCCGGCCATCCTCCCACAGCCTTGCTGCGCCCGGTGACCCGCCGCCTCCACGCTGTCCCGTCCCCTCCCGGGCCGGGGGGCGCCCTCTCGGGGGGCTGGGCctggagcggggggggggggtgctgcccTCTGCGGCCCGGGACCGCGGCCTCAGGGACAGAGCTCCAGGCAGCTGCAGTTCACCCTCTGCACGAACCCGCCCGCCCAGTGGGCGTCGTCCAGTGTGAGGACGGCACCCCGCGGGAGCCCCCTCCCGGCGGCGAGGCTGGCGACCTCCCCGGGGACCAGCGCCCGGTCCCAGATTGCCAGGCCCGCCACGCTCCCCACGAAGGCCTCGGAGCTGTCGAAGCCCCCCCCCACGCTGTCTTGCTCCTGGCCCAGCACAAGGGACCCCCCCGGAGGGATCTCGTAGCCCTCCCTGAACCGGGAGCCGGTGGCCACCAGTCTGCGGTCCACGTGGAGCCAGTACCTGCCCAGGGTGGACGTCCAGATGACACACACGTGGTGCCACTGGCCGTCCAGCAGCGGCTGCAGGGGCAGCTCCCGGAAGGCCGGGTCTCCGATCACGAAGTGGACGGCGCCCGGGACCAGGGAGTCCCTGCCATGCAGCACCAGCTTGTTGTCATTCTCCTCGGTGGCGTAGGAGagcagggtgcccaggtggcccGAGGCCACGCGGACCCAGCTGCAGACAGACAGGGCGCGCAGGCCCGCGGGGAAGCCGGCGCTGAGGAAGGCGGCGTTCTGGGTGGAGGCGTTGGGGAAGACCAGCACGGGGCCCACGTTgcaggctggggacagaggggagagtCAGCTGGGCACCCGGGGGCGGCAAAAGTGT contains:
- the PTX4 gene encoding pentraxin-4 isoform X1 — translated: MLPLPYVTQSIMFRRLQEVTLTHLRDLASNYNLSYNVDARFQSLALETRAAALAANRSQATVQGDLSRLKTWMQKSQRRSRKLDSRLLALDAALSHGDRQLAQVKSEQEAQGLALRGLQDTLARLTHLVQNQGTRLAALEGRLLVAPGLTPALPPTQTGSPKLQSGRQALRAPPEPGDPPQDLASRLQGTREPPGPGSQRARPLERPGETCNVGPVLVFPNASTQNAAFLSAGFPAGLRALSVCSWVRVASGHLGTLLSYATEENDNKLVLHGRDSLVPGAVHFVIGDPAFRELPLQPLLDGQWHHVCVIWTSTLGRYWLHVDRRLVATGSRFREGYEIPPGGSLVLGQEQDSVGGGFDSSEAFVGSVAGLAIWDRALVPGEVASLAAGRGLPRGAVLTLDDAHWAGGFVQRVNCSCLELCP